From the Streptomyces sp. Tu 2975 genome, one window contains:
- a CDS encoding N-6 DNA methylase encodes MPQPSAQVTAAEISRIAGVTRATVSNWRRRHEDFPAPAGGTESSPLYELEAVRAWLESRGQISAATPSEELRTRLRLHPAGSGAAARLLPLVLAAAPAAKASAGSLRDLPDTELVGRAEALARDLAAGVPGAEEAGFDSDDTGALRALLRCVDEESGLAALDVLAERELDDSASSGTYPTPEPLADLMARLVGPPSAGTSYPAHVLDPACGSGTLLEAAARRGATDLYGQDAVPVQAQRAAVRLRLTRPDADLTARIGDSLRADAFPGLAADAVLCNPPYGDRDWGHEELAYDPRWAFGVPARAEPELAWVQHALSHLRPGGHAVLLLPPATAARASGRRVRAELIRTGAVRAVVALPAGAAVPLHIGLQLWVLQHPDAGAAGRTAVLFVDTAGTADTLSDDTGRPRRRREPLDWAALTRTVLRHWDAFRSAPGSFTGEPGAARAVPAVELLDELVDLTPARHVRAAREDADPAEVARQAGDHLRQLALRADVLGEEARRGAWQPAADGRRREWRTAAVSDLARGGALEILRAGPPGKGGPAAAAWREEHADRPVLTGADIARGEPGSGSVGDLSADSSPVVEAGDVLIRIVRGGSGTVTRVADEGDRGAVLGSMVVLLRPDPSRLDPSFLAGFLEADDNLAGASTGSTTVQVQPGRLRVPLLPLEQQRRYGEAFRRVRALRRAADQSADLARRAAGLLTGGLTSGALEPPEAAGTGS; translated from the coding sequence ATGCCACAGCCATCCGCGCAGGTGACAGCCGCCGAGATCTCCCGTATCGCGGGCGTCACGCGCGCCACCGTCAGCAACTGGCGCCGTCGGCACGAGGACTTCCCGGCGCCCGCAGGGGGGACGGAGTCCAGCCCGCTCTACGAACTCGAAGCCGTGCGCGCCTGGCTGGAGAGCCGGGGCCAGATCTCGGCGGCCACCCCCTCCGAGGAACTGCGCACCCGCCTGCGCCTCCATCCCGCCGGCAGCGGCGCCGCCGCCCGGCTGCTCCCCCTCGTCCTCGCCGCCGCCCCCGCCGCCAAGGCGTCCGCGGGCTCGCTGCGGGACCTGCCGGACACCGAACTCGTCGGCCGTGCCGAGGCCCTCGCCCGCGACCTCGCCGCCGGTGTACCCGGAGCGGAGGAGGCCGGTTTCGACTCCGACGACACGGGCGCCCTGCGGGCGCTGCTGCGCTGCGTGGACGAGGAGAGCGGCCTCGCCGCCCTGGACGTCCTCGCCGAGCGCGAACTCGACGACAGCGCGTCCAGCGGCACCTATCCCACGCCCGAACCACTCGCGGATCTGATGGCCCGTCTGGTGGGGCCGCCGTCCGCCGGCACGTCCTACCCCGCCCACGTCCTCGACCCGGCCTGCGGCAGCGGCACGCTTCTCGAAGCCGCCGCGCGCCGGGGAGCGACGGACCTGTACGGCCAGGACGCGGTACCGGTGCAGGCGCAGCGCGCCGCTGTACGGCTCCGGCTGACCAGGCCGGACGCGGACCTGACGGCACGGATCGGCGACAGCCTGCGGGCCGACGCCTTCCCCGGCCTCGCGGCGGACGCCGTCCTCTGCAATCCGCCGTACGGCGACCGCGACTGGGGGCACGAGGAGCTGGCCTACGACCCGCGTTGGGCCTTTGGCGTACCTGCCCGTGCCGAGCCCGAACTCGCCTGGGTGCAGCACGCGTTGTCCCACCTCCGGCCCGGCGGTCACGCCGTGCTGCTGCTGCCGCCCGCCACCGCCGCCCGTGCGTCGGGGCGGCGGGTGCGCGCGGAGCTGATCCGCACGGGCGCCGTCCGGGCGGTCGTGGCGCTGCCCGCCGGCGCGGCCGTCCCGCTCCACATCGGCCTGCAGCTGTGGGTGCTCCAGCACCCCGACGCGGGCGCGGCCGGCCGCACGGCCGTCCTCTTCGTGGACACCGCCGGCACGGCGGACACGCTCTCCGACGACACGGGCCGGCCCCGGCGCAGACGCGAGCCGCTCGACTGGGCCGCCCTCACCCGGACCGTCCTGCGTCACTGGGACGCCTTCCGGTCCGCGCCCGGCAGCTTCACCGGCGAGCCCGGTGCGGCCCGCGCGGTGCCGGCCGTCGAACTCCTCGACGAACTCGTGGATCTCACCCCCGCCCGCCATGTCCGCGCCGCCCGCGAGGACGCGGACCCGGCCGAGGTCGCCCGGCAGGCCGGTGACCACCTGCGGCAGCTGGCTCTCCGGGCCGATGTCCTCGGTGAGGAGGCCCGGCGGGGCGCCTGGCAGCCGGCCGCGGACGGGCGGCGGCGCGAGTGGCGTACGGCCGCGGTCTCCGACCTCGCCCGCGGCGGCGCTCTGGAGATCCTGCGCGCGGGCCCGCCCGGCAAGGGAGGCCCGGCCGCGGCGGCCTGGCGCGAGGAGCACGCGGACCGGCCCGTCCTCACAGGCGCGGACATCGCCCGCGGCGAGCCCGGCTCCGGCAGCGTCGGCGACCTCTCCGCCGACTCGTCCCCCGTCGTCGAGGCGGGTGACGTCCTCATCCGGATCGTCCGGGGCGGCTCGGGCACGGTGACACGCGTCGCCGACGAGGGCGACCGCGGTGCCGTACTCGGCAGCATGGTCGTCCTCCTCCGGCCCGACCCGTCCCGCCTGGACCCCTCGTTCCTCGCGGGGTTCCTCGAAGCGGACGACAACCTCGCCGGCGCCTCCACGGGCAGCACCACCGTCCAGGTGCAGCCGGGACGTCTGCGCGTCCCGCTCCTGCCGCTGGAGCAACAGCGCCGCTACGGCGAGGCGTTCCGCCGAGTCCGGGCCCTGCGCCGGGCGGCCGACCAGTCCGCCGATCTGGCCCGCCGAGCGGCGGGCCTCCTCACCGGCGGCCTGACCTCGGGGGCGCTGGAACCACCGGAGGCCGCCGGAACCGGCAGCTGA
- a CDS encoding ATP-binding protein — protein sequence MKRDSVQIPPSSPRPAAPVAQFTHPAQFTQLLSATRRGARLARLLAVEQIAAWGWSRDGERAEAVAVVVAELAANAVTHGRLPGRCFRLGMVLPPGGRLRIEVTDPRGERLPAVSGGVPDGEGGRGLVIVDALTDAWGVLPYPPYGKTVWAELAAARAGAEPGASPAPAGGAALPG from the coding sequence GTGAAGAGAGACTCCGTCCAGATTCCGCCGTCGTCGCCGCGACCGGCGGCACCCGTCGCGCAGTTCACGCACCCCGCGCAGTTCACGCAGCTGCTGAGCGCCACACGGCGCGGCGCACGCCTCGCGCGGCTGCTCGCCGTCGAGCAGATCGCCGCATGGGGGTGGTCGCGCGACGGCGAACGCGCGGAAGCCGTCGCCGTGGTCGTCGCCGAACTGGCCGCCAACGCCGTCACCCACGGACGCCTGCCGGGGCGCTGCTTCCGGCTCGGCATGGTGCTGCCGCCGGGTGGCCGGCTGCGGATCGAGGTGACCGACCCGCGCGGCGAACGCCTGCCCGCCGTGTCCGGCGGCGTCCCCGACGGTGAGGGCGGCCGTGGACTCGTCATCGTGGACGCGCTCACCGACGCGTGGGGCGTGCTGCCCTACCCGCCGTACGGCAAGACGGTGTGGGCGGAGCTCGCCGCCGCCCGTGCGGGAGCGGAGCCCGGGGCCTCGCCCGCTCCGGCCGGCGGGGCCGCGCTCCCCGGGTAG
- a CDS encoding TIGR00730 family Rossman fold protein — MNICVFLSAADLDERYTRPAREFAELIGKGGHTLVWGGSESGLMKVVADGVQEAGGRLVGVSVEFLRAKARADADEMVIAKDLAERKALLLARSDAVVIMVGGTGTLDEATEILELKKHGHHTKPVVLLNAAGFYDGLKQQFQRMDDEGFLPLPLTDLVFFAEDGAGAMAYLEESAGIR; from the coding sequence ATGAACATCTGCGTCTTCCTCTCCGCCGCCGATCTCGACGAGCGCTACACCCGCCCCGCCCGCGAGTTCGCCGAGCTCATCGGCAAGGGCGGCCACACACTGGTGTGGGGTGGTTCGGAGAGCGGGCTGATGAAGGTCGTGGCGGACGGCGTGCAGGAGGCCGGCGGCAGGCTGGTCGGCGTCTCCGTCGAGTTCCTCCGGGCCAAGGCGCGGGCGGACGCGGACGAGATGGTGATCGCCAAGGACCTCGCAGAGCGCAAGGCGCTGCTGCTTGCCAGGTCCGACGCCGTTGTGATCATGGTCGGTGGCACCGGGACGCTCGACGAGGCGACCGAGATCCTGGAACTGAAGAAGCACGGCCACCACACCAAGCCGGTCGTCCTGCTCAACGCCGCCGGGTTCTACGACGGGCTCAAGCAGCAGTTCCAGCGGATGGACGACGAGGGCTTCCTGCCCCTGCCGCTCACCGACCTGGTGTTCTTCGCCGAGGACGGCGCCGGCGCCATGGCGTACCTCGAGGAGTCCGCCGGTATCCGGTAG
- the mnmA gene encoding tRNA 2-thiouridine(34) synthase MnmA, which produces MTETPQRPLRVLAAMSGGVDSAVAAARAAEAGHDVTGVHLALSANPQSFRTGARGCCTIEDSRDARRAADVIGIPFYVWDLAERFREDVVEDFIAEYEAGRTPNPCLRCNEKIKFAALLDKALALGFDAVCTGHYATVVLKDDGSRELHRASDMAKDQSYVLGVLDERQLAHAMFPLGDTLTTKDEIRAEAERRGLAVAKKPDSHDICFIADGDTQGFLADRLGTAEGDIVDESGTKLGSHDGAFGFTIGQRKGLRIGHPAPDGKPRYVLDISPVNNTVTVGPVEALDVTALTAIKPRWCGAAPEGPGTYTAQLRAHGGETEVTAELVDGSELRVTFTEPVRGVAPGQAVVLYDGTRVVGSATIATTTRRATAVA; this is translated from the coding sequence ATGACTGAGACTCCCCAGCGCCCCCTCCGCGTCCTCGCCGCCATGTCCGGCGGCGTGGACTCCGCCGTCGCCGCCGCCCGTGCGGCAGAGGCCGGTCACGACGTGACCGGTGTGCACCTGGCGCTCTCCGCGAACCCGCAGTCCTTCCGCACGGGTGCCCGCGGCTGCTGCACCATCGAGGACTCGCGTGACGCGCGCCGCGCCGCGGACGTCATCGGCATCCCCTTCTACGTGTGGGACCTGGCGGAACGCTTCCGCGAGGACGTGGTCGAGGACTTCATCGCCGAGTACGAGGCGGGCCGCACGCCCAACCCCTGCCTGCGCTGCAACGAGAAGATCAAGTTCGCCGCGCTGCTCGACAAGGCCCTCGCGCTGGGCTTCGACGCGGTGTGCACCGGCCACTACGCCACCGTGGTCCTGAAGGACGACGGCAGCCGCGAGCTGCACCGCGCCAGCGACATGGCCAAGGACCAGTCGTACGTGCTGGGCGTCCTCGACGAGAGGCAGCTCGCGCACGCCATGTTCCCGCTCGGCGACACGCTGACCACCAAGGACGAGATCCGGGCGGAGGCCGAGCGGCGCGGGCTCGCGGTCGCGAAGAAGCCCGACAGCCACGACATCTGCTTCATCGCCGACGGTGACACACAGGGCTTCCTCGCGGACCGCCTCGGCACCGCGGAGGGCGACATCGTCGACGAGTCGGGCACGAAGCTCGGCAGTCACGACGGCGCCTTCGGGTTCACCATCGGGCAGCGCAAGGGCCTGCGCATCGGGCACCCGGCGCCCGACGGCAAGCCGCGCTACGTCCTGGACATCTCCCCGGTGAACAACACCGTGACCGTCGGCCCGGTCGAGGCCCTGGACGTCACCGCCCTGACCGCGATCAAGCCCCGCTGGTGCGGCGCGGCCCCGGAGGGCCCCGGCACGTACACCGCGCAGCTGCGCGCCCACGGGGGTGAGACGGAGGTGACGGCCGAGCTGGTCGACGGCTCCGAGCTGCGGGTCACCTTCACCGAGCCGGTCCGGGGCGTGGCCCCCGGCCAGGCGGTCGTCCTCTACGACGGCACGCGTGTGGTCGGGTCGGCGACGATCGCGACCACGACCCGGCGGGCGACGGCGGTCGCCTAG
- a CDS encoding DUF397 domain-containing protein has protein sequence MTPAESTFAVAEASWRKSSYSSNEGGECVEVATVAGQAVFVRDSKDTSRPHLSIAPAGWADFVRYAAGS, from the coding sequence ATGACGCCCGCAGAGAGCACGTTCGCAGTCGCCGAAGCATCCTGGCGCAAGAGTTCCTACAGCTCCAACGAGGGCGGCGAGTGCGTCGAGGTCGCGACGGTCGCCGGGCAGGCCGTGTTCGTGCGCGACTCGAAGGACACGAGCCGACCGCACCTCTCAATCGCTCCGGCCGGCTGGGCGGACTTCGTCCGGTACGCCGCCGGGAGCTGA
- a CDS encoding N-acetylmuramoyl-L-alanine amidase, translated as MGSESRHGGGKSGRKKSGVTRRAVLIGGGAAAVGGGLLAEEEIRRLWRGMPWVRPPRKEGELDFAAAQWVSANAANWRLAWRPDDYAIDRVVIHVVQGSYATALKVFRDPLHKAATHYVVRKDGHVAQMIREYDVAYHCGNRSYNERSIGIEHEGFVDRPKDLTDAMYRGSAKLTADICVRHGIPVDREHIVGHVEVPGTDHTDPGPHWDWERYMKLVSEALPEAKRAAEPRKA; from the coding sequence ATGGGGAGCGAGAGCAGGCACGGCGGCGGGAAGAGCGGCCGGAAGAAGAGCGGCGTGACCAGGCGGGCCGTACTGATCGGCGGCGGGGCCGCGGCGGTGGGCGGCGGCCTGCTGGCCGAGGAGGAGATCCGCCGGCTGTGGCGGGGCATGCCCTGGGTGCGCCCGCCGCGCAAGGAGGGCGAGCTCGACTTCGCAGCGGCCCAGTGGGTCTCGGCGAACGCCGCGAACTGGCGGCTGGCCTGGCGGCCCGACGACTACGCGATCGACCGGGTGGTCATCCACGTCGTGCAGGGCAGCTACGCGACCGCCCTGAAGGTGTTCCGGGACCCCCTGCACAAGGCGGCGACCCACTACGTGGTGCGCAAGGACGGCCACGTCGCGCAGATGATCCGCGAGTACGACGTCGCCTACCACTGCGGCAACCGGTCCTACAACGAGCGCAGCATAGGCATCGAGCACGAGGGCTTCGTCGACCGGCCCAAGGACCTCACCGACGCCATGTACCGCGGCTCGGCGAAGCTGACGGCGGACATCTGCGTGCGCCACGGCATACCGGTGGACCGGGAGCACATCGTGGGACATGTCGAGGTCCCGGGGACGGACCACACAGACCCGGGGCCGCACTGGGACTGGGAGCGCTACATGAAGCTGGTGAGCGAGGCGCTGCCCGAGGCGAAGCGGGCAGCGGAGCCCCGCAAGGCCTGA
- a CDS encoding alpha/beta hydrolase produces the protein MSTAVMKAESTDGTLIAYERRGGGPALVLVGGALCTAASDAPLAELLAPHFSVFTYDRRGRGASGDTSPYAVQREIEDLAAVIGAAGGHAAVHGISSGAALALHAAAAGLPITRLSVYEPPFETDPAAAQGNTEYVGRMTALLAQGRRGDALAAFMTATGMPEEAVDGLRPLPAWSGMEALAHTLAYDHAVMGDGVVPTGLLASVTAPVMVVDGGASPTGMRDAARAVATALPRGRHRTLTGQTHEVAPHVLAPTLVRFLAE, from the coding sequence ATGAGCACGGCTGTGATGAAGGCCGAGTCCACGGACGGCACCCTCATCGCCTACGAACGGCGAGGCGGCGGACCGGCGTTGGTACTGGTGGGCGGAGCGCTGTGCACGGCCGCGTCGGACGCGCCGCTGGCCGAGCTGCTCGCCCCGCATTTCAGCGTGTTCACGTACGACCGCCGCGGCCGGGGAGCAAGCGGGGACACGTCCCCGTACGCGGTGCAGCGCGAGATCGAGGACCTCGCCGCCGTCATCGGTGCGGCGGGCGGCCACGCCGCCGTCCACGGCATTTCCTCGGGCGCGGCGCTGGCGCTGCACGCCGCGGCGGCCGGATTGCCGATCACTCGACTGTCCGTCTACGAACCGCCGTTCGAGACCGACCCGGCGGCAGCGCAGGGCAACACCGAGTACGTCGGCCGGATGACGGCCCTCCTCGCCCAGGGGCGGCGGGGTGACGCGCTCGCCGCTTTCATGACCGCGACGGGGATGCCTGAGGAGGCCGTCGACGGTCTCCGTCCGCTGCCGGCGTGGTCGGGCATGGAGGCTCTGGCGCACACCTTGGCGTACGACCACGCGGTGATGGGGGACGGCGTGGTGCCCACGGGGCTCCTCGCCTCCGTCACCGCCCCCGTGATGGTGGTCGACGGCGGCGCCAGCCCCACCGGGATGCGCGACGCCGCCCGCGCGGTGGCGACGGCCCTCCCCCGCGGACGCCACCGCACCTTGACGGGCCAGACGCACGAGGTGGCCCCGCACGTACTGGCGCCGACGCTGGTCCGGTTCCTCGCGGAGTGA
- a CDS encoding DUF262 domain-containing protein: MQAKETLFADLVQGKTQQFQVPLYQRTYSWTERQLAQLWGDILEQVTLLGDGDGASTHFLGSVVLAPSPQNAPTFNRWLVVDGQQRLTTLSLALAAIRDHIAEAQPDEAARIAEDYLVNKRKSGTDRFRLLPTQADRAQYAAQVNGTTADHGAGDRVAAAYQFFRTKLVQAEDPAEPVDPLRIEEAITTRLTLVAVTAERGDNVHRIFESLNNTGLKLSQADLLRNYLFMKLRTRGEHVYETYWLPLQDSLSNEELEQLMWLHLVLDGDDRVRRQDLYTAQQQHFEKRAAGDPEIEEYIRELHRRSAHFRKVIHPREETSPVVRAYLERLHDWQAMVTYPALMLVLDRRARGELDDAETARALSYVESFLVRRTICRVPTNNLNRIFQSVPAQLPRDVPVADGLHRLLSSDNRFWPDDAELRDKIRTAPFYQYGRPHQRRLVLQRLEESHGHPEPVDFAAAQLTIEHVMPQAPGDAWLSMLAEDAQPGESVEDVHARLQHTLGNLTLTAVNAELSNHPFERKQDLLKASHLEMNRRIAATERWGATEILARADDLAERAAVLWPAPLRDVRRAERSRDWHLAHQVLAALPPGTWTSYGDLAAFLGSGAQAVGNHLANTPGVTNAYRVLNSEGRVSDGFRWATPRDEGDDVRARLAADGIAFTAAGAADPAQRLSADDLARLLADPEDGGADDSGAGAGDGEETRAARFRRQLAADDGPATVAAVEDVLTSWEALGGWIGHGAGQTTTSAYLMLGAAGGPGKGIWPMTLYPGSGRGGTAEVVFQYLASREPFTERALRAELLARLNQMDGVDIPEGKLDLRPAFRLSVLDDPRNRALLTETLTWFRARWESRDAD, encoded by the coding sequence ATGCAGGCCAAAGAGACGCTGTTCGCGGACCTCGTCCAGGGCAAGACGCAGCAGTTCCAGGTGCCGCTGTACCAGCGGACGTACTCCTGGACGGAGCGGCAACTCGCCCAGCTGTGGGGCGACATCCTCGAACAGGTCACTTTACTGGGGGACGGGGACGGCGCGAGCACCCACTTCCTCGGCTCGGTGGTCCTCGCGCCGTCCCCGCAGAACGCGCCGACGTTCAACCGCTGGCTCGTCGTCGACGGCCAGCAGCGGCTCACCACGCTGTCCCTCGCGCTGGCCGCGATCCGCGACCACATCGCCGAGGCCCAGCCCGACGAGGCCGCGCGGATCGCGGAGGACTACCTCGTCAACAAGCGCAAGAGCGGCACCGACCGATTCCGCCTGCTGCCGACGCAGGCCGACCGCGCGCAGTACGCGGCACAGGTGAACGGCACCACCGCCGACCACGGCGCGGGCGACCGCGTCGCCGCCGCCTACCAGTTCTTCCGCACCAAGCTCGTCCAGGCCGAGGACCCGGCGGAGCCCGTGGACCCGCTGCGCATCGAGGAGGCGATCACCACGCGGCTCACCCTCGTCGCCGTGACGGCCGAGCGCGGCGACAACGTCCACCGCATCTTCGAGTCGCTGAACAACACCGGTCTCAAGCTCAGCCAGGCCGACCTGCTGCGCAACTACCTCTTCATGAAGCTGCGGACACGCGGCGAGCACGTCTACGAGACGTACTGGCTGCCGCTGCAGGACAGCCTCAGCAACGAGGAGCTGGAGCAGCTGATGTGGCTGCACCTGGTGCTCGACGGCGACGACCGCGTCCGCCGCCAGGACCTGTACACCGCGCAGCAGCAGCACTTCGAGAAGCGGGCGGCCGGGGATCCCGAGATCGAGGAGTACATCAGGGAGCTCCACCGGCGCAGCGCCCACTTCCGCAAGGTGATCCATCCGCGGGAGGAGACCTCACCGGTCGTCCGCGCGTACCTGGAGCGGCTGCACGACTGGCAGGCGATGGTGACGTACCCGGCGCTGATGCTGGTGCTCGACCGGCGGGCCCGGGGGGAACTCGACGACGCGGAGACGGCGCGCGCCCTCTCCTACGTGGAGAGCTTCCTCGTGCGCCGCACGATCTGCCGGGTGCCGACGAACAACCTGAACCGGATCTTCCAGTCGGTGCCCGCCCAGCTGCCCCGCGACGTCCCCGTCGCGGACGGTCTGCACCGGCTGCTCTCGTCCGACAACCGCTTCTGGCCCGACGACGCCGAACTCCGCGACAAGATCCGCACCGCGCCCTTCTACCAGTACGGCCGCCCGCATCAGCGCAGGCTCGTCCTGCAGCGGCTGGAGGAGAGCCACGGGCACCCGGAGCCGGTCGACTTCGCGGCCGCGCAGCTGACCATCGAGCACGTGATGCCGCAGGCGCCCGGCGACGCGTGGCTGAGCATGCTCGCTGAGGACGCGCAGCCGGGCGAGAGCGTCGAGGACGTGCACGCCCGCCTTCAGCACACCCTGGGGAACCTGACGCTCACGGCGGTCAACGCGGAGCTGTCGAACCACCCCTTCGAGCGGAAGCAGGACCTGCTGAAGGCCAGCCATCTGGAGATGAACCGGCGCATCGCCGCCACCGAGCGGTGGGGCGCTACCGAGATCCTCGCCCGCGCCGACGACCTCGCCGAGCGCGCCGCCGTCCTGTGGCCCGCCCCGCTGCGGGACGTCCGCCGCGCGGAGCGCTCCCGGGACTGGCACCTCGCCCACCAGGTCCTCGCCGCGCTGCCGCCCGGCACCTGGACCTCGTACGGGGACCTCGCCGCGTTCCTCGGCTCCGGCGCACAGGCCGTGGGCAACCACCTGGCGAACACTCCCGGAGTGACCAACGCGTACCGGGTGCTCAACAGCGAGGGGCGGGTCTCCGACGGCTTCCGCTGGGCGACGCCCCGTGACGAGGGCGACGACGTCCGGGCGCGTCTCGCCGCGGACGGCATCGCCTTCACCGCCGCCGGGGCCGCCGACCCCGCGCAGCGGCTGTCGGCCGACGACCTCGCCCGGCTGCTCGCCGATCCGGAGGACGGGGGCGCGGACGACTCCGGCGCCGGGGCGGGCGACGGCGAGGAGACGCGCGCCGCGCGGTTCCGGCGTCAGCTCGCAGCCGACGACGGCCCGGCGACCGTGGCAGCCGTCGAGGACGTGCTCACGTCGTGGGAAGCCCTCGGCGGCTGGATCGGCCACGGCGCGGGCCAGACCACCACCAGCGCCTATCTGATGCTCGGGGCGGCCGGCGGACCGGGGAAGGGCATCTGGCCGATGACGCTGTACCCGGGCAGCGGACGCGGCGGCACGGCGGAGGTCGTCTTCCAGTACCTCGCGTCCCGCGAGCCGTTCACCGAGCGGGCGCTGCGTGCCGAACTCCTCGCCCGGCTCAACCAGATGGACGGCGTCGACATCCCGGAGGGCAAGCTCGACCTGCGGCCCGCCTTCCGGCTGTCGGTGCTGGACGACCCGCGCAACCGGGCCCTCCTCACCGAGACCCTGACCTGGTTCCGGGCCCGCTGGGAGAGCCGGGACGCGGACTGA
- a CDS encoding alpha/beta fold hydrolase, with product MSRVTVNGAVIHYSDQGPADGVPVVLVHGHPFNRSLWAPQAEALTGAGYRVITPDLRGYGESQVVPGTTLLSDFADDIAGLLDHLGLRRVVVGGVSMGGQIAMEFQRSYAPRVRALVLSDTSPLAETEEGKAFRNSLADRLLAEGMDGYADEVIDKMLAAYNVTAMPDVAARVLTMMRTTAPEGAAAALRGRAERPDYRDTLAAVQTPVLIVVGTDDAYTPVSDAEGMLALVPHATLTVIEGAGHLPGAEQPARFNAALLAFLEEQAVQAIPLPEPARAARAGRARQGPTGPGPAGPAGGRPDAHGNA from the coding sequence ATGAGCCGAGTGACCGTCAACGGTGCAGTGATCCACTACAGCGACCAGGGACCGGCCGACGGGGTGCCTGTCGTCCTCGTCCACGGGCACCCCTTCAACCGCTCCCTGTGGGCGCCCCAGGCCGAGGCGCTGACCGGGGCCGGGTACCGCGTGATCACTCCCGACCTGCGCGGTTACGGCGAGAGCCAGGTCGTCCCCGGCACGACCCTGCTCTCCGACTTTGCGGACGACATCGCCGGCCTCCTCGACCATCTCGGTCTCCGGCGCGTGGTGGTCGGCGGTGTCTCCATGGGCGGCCAGATCGCGATGGAGTTCCAGCGTTCGTACGCGCCGCGCGTGCGGGCGCTCGTCCTGTCGGACACGTCCCCGCTCGCCGAGACGGAGGAGGGCAAAGCGTTCCGCAACAGCCTCGCCGACCGGCTGCTCGCCGAGGGCATGGACGGGTACGCGGACGAAGTGATCGACAAGATGCTGGCGGCGTACAACGTCACGGCGATGCCGGACGTCGCGGCGCGGGTGCTGACGATGATGCGGACGACCGCACCCGAGGGCGCGGCGGCGGCCCTCCGCGGCCGCGCGGAACGGCCCGACTACCGCGACACGCTGGCCGCGGTGCAGACGCCGGTACTGATCGTCGTCGGGACGGACGACGCGTACACCCCCGTCTCCGACGCGGAGGGGATGCTGGCTCTGGTCCCGCACGCCACGCTCACGGTGATCGAGGGCGCCGGGCACCTCCCGGGGGCCGAGCAGCCCGCGCGGTTCAACGCGGCGCTGCTGGCGTTCCTGGAGGAGCAGGCGGTCCAGGCCATTCCGCTTCCGGAGCCTGCCCGGGCCGCCCGGGCCGGCCGGGCCAGGCAGGGCCCGACCGGACCAGGACCGGCCGGCCCGGCCGGAGGCCGACCGGACGCGCACGGGAATGCCTAG
- a CDS encoding SDR family oxidoreductase — protein sequence MAGMTTHLITGAGSGIGAAVARRLHERGDDLVLVARDAGRAKEFEARYPGAGTLVADLADPDRISWALGHQSMPSSVDSLLHIAGIVDLGPVGDLRPKTWRQQLNVNLIAPAELTRLFLPQLRAVQGHVVFVNSGAGLAAHAEWAAYAASKHGLKALADSLRHEEHAAGVRVTSVYPGRTASPMQAKVHSQEGKEYDASRWIDPESVATAILTALDLPRDAEINDLTVRPGR from the coding sequence ATGGCGGGCATGACCACCCATCTGATCACCGGCGCAGGATCCGGCATCGGCGCGGCCGTCGCGCGTCGTCTGCACGAGCGGGGCGACGATCTCGTCCTCGTCGCCCGCGACGCGGGCCGGGCCAAGGAATTCGAGGCGCGCTACCCGGGAGCGGGCACGCTCGTCGCCGACCTGGCGGACCCCGACCGGATCTCCTGGGCCCTCGGGCACCAGTCCATGCCTTCGAGCGTCGACTCGCTGTTGCACATCGCGGGAATCGTCGACCTCGGACCGGTCGGCGACCTGCGTCCGAAGACATGGCGCCAGCAGCTCAACGTGAACCTGATCGCGCCCGCCGAACTGACCCGGCTGTTCCTTCCCCAACTGCGGGCCGTCCAGGGCCATGTCGTTTTCGTCAACTCCGGTGCCGGCCTCGCCGCCCACGCCGAGTGGGCCGCGTACGCCGCCTCCAAGCACGGCCTGAAGGCCCTCGCCGACTCCCTGCGGCACGAGGAGCACGCAGCCGGGGTACGGGTCACCTCCGTCTACCCGGGGCGCACCGCGAGCCCCATGCAGGCCAAGGTGCACTCGCAGGAGGGCAAGGAGTACGACGCCTCACGCTGGATCGACCCCGAGTCGGTCGCCACGGCGATCCTCACCGCGCTGGACCTGCCGCGCGACGCGGAGATCAACGATCTGACGGTGCGCCCGGGGCGCTGA